The following proteins are encoded in a genomic region of Drosophila willistoni isolate 14030-0811.24 chromosome 3R, UCI_dwil_1.1, whole genome shotgun sequence:
- the LOC6646917 gene encoding beta-mannosidase, producing MFTDYDFSLQIDVSKIPSGVYTELKGLYGDVLIGRNDVNLRWIANETWIYKTTFDSYELGDDSLVNLTLHGIDTLSKVYLNDELLGETNNMFVRYSFAVGHLLRPSPGQNTLEIVILSPLKEAKARAEELDGVLPISCPRSRGDVECHRNMLRKMQMSFGGEWNPTALSSGIWKPVAIEYYTVAILRDVDVAINRNETHWIMDCRAFLSTPSTENFYVNLLVFVSELLDEPFKLIQQKVHYASPIIEFKIPIPQDRVTLWWPNGYGQQKLYPVLFRLNSFSSEDGPVLSSRTESQKLLKIGFRTIELVEDEDTIGRTFFFRVNDHPIFIKGANYVPANTLPELSTTEDTVKHLLKSAREVNMNMIRVWAGGLYESDIFYNLADEYGLLVWQDMAFNAAAYPVTDEFVASASMEAAQNAQRLAHHPSLSLIVLNNEIELFLVKNRSEFGANATRLENEYKILFMGTLKHELSIISRNDFNPRPGPMISTPSLGITESAKELAKDPQSTNYGDVHFWDDEKDGYGADIYPRARFISEVGYASLPMLHTWQRALGTNVSWSNENIASLIRSRQHDPKGFIPLLRLIAYQLPFYLQTWDENIDEFIYFSQLAQAMTSKTAVELFRSLRTGNQTMGALIWQLNDVWVGPTWSCIDFYGNYKMVYYWAKDFLAPTSVITLYDEANDQLNVTLTREDYAEHLDIQLFNVTFKTYTWTDIFFKKEIGRASGLGSNGIDHLNIPMESVLDKSYTKAEVFFEIVVEDSDNELIARNYFYPVAIKNIKGMMDPELAIEVVGIDCSTARSPYRNNFTLRITVKYPALFVYLEFSHPDYVDERHKFSTNGFTQTVPRQSVHLEFENDKVCLTITEANIRVYTMNQYMI from the exons ATGTTTACTGACTATGATTTCT CATTGCAGATTGACGTATCGAAGATCCCTTCAGGTGTTTACACAGAATTAAAGGGTCTTTATGGCGATGTGCTGATTGGTCGCAATGATGTTAACCTACGTTGGATAGCGAATGAAACATGGATATATAAAACGACCTTTGATA GCTATGAACTGGGTGACGATAGTCTGGTCAATTTGACACTTCATGGAATTGATACCTTGTCCAAGGTGTATCTAAATGATGAACTATTGGGTGAAACGAATAACATGTTTGTGCGTTATTCCTTCGCTGTGGGTCATCTACTACGGCCTAGTCCAGGTCAGAATACCTTGGAAATCGTGATACTTTCTCCTTTGAAAGAAGCGAAGGCTCGTGCCGAAGAGTTAGATGGAGTGTTACCAATCAGTTGCCCACGTTCCCGAGGAGATGTTGAATGCCATCGAAACATGTTGCGTAAAATGCAAATGAGTTTTGGTGGCGAATGGAATCCAACGGCCCTATCATCAGGGATTTGGAAGCCTGTGGCCATTGAGTACTATACGGTGGCTATTCTTCGTGATGTGGACGTGGCCATCAATCGAAATGAAACTCATTGGATAATGGATTGCCGTGCCTTTCTAAGCACTCCGTCAACAGAAAACTTTTATGTGaatttattagtttttgttaG TGAACTATTGGATGAACCATTCAAACTGATTCAGCAAAAAGTTCATTATGCTTCGCCTATCATAGAATTCAAAATACCAATTCCTCAA GATCGTGTAACTCTCTGGTGGCCCAATGGCTATGGCCAGCAGAAGCTTTATCCAGTTCTTTTTCGCCTAAATAGTTTCAGCAGCGAAGATGGACCCGTCTTAAGTTCCCGCACTGAATCTCAGAAACTACTGAAGATCGGTTTTCGTACAATTGAGTTGGTCGAGGACGAGGACA ccatTGGGCGAACATTCTTCTTTCGAGTAAATGACCATCCCATTTTCATAAAAGGAGCTAATTATGTTCCAGCAAACACTTTGCCGGAACTTTCAACCACCGAAGATACgg tAAAACATTTGCTAAAGTCGGCACGTGAGGTGAACATGAATATGATTCGAGTCTGGGCCGGAGGCTTATATGAATCGGATATATTCTATAATTTAGCTGACGAATATGGATTATTGGTATGGCAGGATATGGCGTTTAATGCGGCAGCATATCCTGTTACGGATGAATTTGTAGCATCTGCCTCTATGGAGGCAGCACAAAATGCTCAGAGACTTGCTCATCATCCCAGTTTGTCATTGATTGTCCTCAATAATGAGATTGAATTGTTTTTGGTTAAGAATCGCTCTGAATTCGGAGCAAATGCAACTCGCCTGGAAAATGAATACAAGATTTTATTCATGGGCACCCTCAAACATGAGCTGAGCATTATTTCTCGCAATGACTTTAATCCTCGGCCAGGACCTATGATCTCTACCCCCTCGTTGGGTATTACAGAATCAGCCAAAGAACTGGCCAAGGATCCTCAGAGTACTAACTATGGTGATG TTCACTTCTGGGATGATGAAAAAGATGGTTATGGAGCAGATATCTATCCTCGAGCTCGTTTCATTTCCGAGGTCGGTTACGCTAGTTTGCCCATGCTCCATACATGGCAGCGGGCTTTGGGTACCAATGTCAGTTGGTCAAATGAGAATATAGCATCTCTTATTCGAAGTCGTCAACATGATCCCAAAGGATTTATACCTCTGTTGCGTTTAATTGCCTATCAATTGCCATTCTATCTCCAAACTTGGGACGAGAATATCGATGAGTTTATCTACTTCAGTCAATTAGCCCAGGCCATGACATCCAAAACGGCTGTGGAACTATTCCGAAGTCTTCGCACAGGTAATCAGACAATGGGAGCACTGATCTGGCAACTAAATGATGTTTGGGTTGGCCCCACCTGGTCCTGCATTGATTTCTATGGCAACTACAAGATGGTCTATTACTGGGCCAAGGATTTCTTAGCACCCACATCAGTCATAACACTGTACGACGAGGCCAATGACCAGCTGAATGTAACCCTTACTCGAGAAGATTATGCAGAGCACTTGGACATCCAGCTCTTTAATGTTACCTTCAAGACTTATACGTGGACagatattttctttaaaaaggAGATTGGCCGAGCTAGTGGATTG GGTTCAAACGGTATCGATCATCTAAACATTCCAATGGAGTCGGTGTTGGATAAGAGCTATACAAAGGCAGAGGTTTTCTTCGAAATTGTTGTGGAAGATAGCGACAATGAGTTGATCGCTCGCAATTATTTCTATCCAGTtgctataaaaaatattaagggCATGATGGATCCTGAATTGGCG ATTGAAGTAGTCGGAATCGATTGCAGCACTGCTAGATCCCCGTATCGGAATAATTTTACACTGCGCATCACTGTCAAGTATCCGGCACTATTTGTATATTTGGAATTTTCGCATCCGGATTATGTGGATGAAAGGCACAAGTTCTCAACTAATGGCTTTACCCAGACGGTGCCTAGACAAAGTGTACACCTGGAGTTTGAAAATGATAAAGTTTGTTTAACCATTACCGAGGCGAATATCCGAGTATACACTATGAATCAATATATGATTTAA
- the LOC6646916 gene encoding drosulfakinins produces the protein MSHRRCNICALALPLFVFIFYFLMVVPTPCKSASLEVGKQEQQLQDLETKMDTGAGPSDGDTFGISTGRFENRRNQRSIGFGPKSMKISRSRIPIELDFLLDNDDERLKSKRFDDYGHMRFGKRGGGEDQFDDYGHMRFGR, from the coding sequence ATGAGCCACAGAAGATGCAATATTTGCGCTTTGGCGCTACCACTATTCGTATtcatattttactttttaatgGTGGTGCCGACGCCCTGCAAATCCGCCAGCTTGGAAGTTGGCAAACAGGAGCAGCAGCTGCAAGATTTGGAAACCAAGATGGATACAGGAGCTGGACCCTCAGATGGTGATACGTTTGGTATATCAACGGGACGCTTTGAGAATAGACGCAATCAAAGGTCAATTGGATTTGGTCCCAAATCAATGAAGATCTCACGCTCTCGGATACCAATTGAATTGGATTTTCTTTTGGACAATGACGACGAACGGCTGAAGTCCAAACGTTTCGATGACTATGGACACATGAGATTTGGTAAACGGGGCGGTGGCGAGGATCAGTTCGATGATTATGGCCATATGCGTTTCGGTCGGTAa